In Phragmites australis chromosome 17, lpPhrAust1.1, whole genome shotgun sequence, the following are encoded in one genomic region:
- the LOC133897601 gene encoding transcription factor TB1-like — protein MLPYRNPHHFGISQEPPQQNPTGFVMVPPASHLDQHYDHFIPGHGQFNSETLEAVLRPPRAAPERGSGGADGQGHARARKRPFRTDRHSKIRTAQGVRDRRMRLSLDVARDFFALQDRLGFDKASKTLDWLLTQSKPAIDRLTESSQRNVGCSDAVLSSPPSFAAAGSGKGGGFVEKVGGRNGGSVFMEHGCELDRLVSAAPVLGEYYYDLGEMMTNSGGEGDDDGEYEEDGDFLDGMQ, from the coding sequence ATGTTACCATACCGTAACCCTCACCATTTCGGCATCTCCCAAGAACCCCCACAGCAAAACCCTACTGGCTTCGTCATGGTGCCGCCGGCATCGCATCTGGATCAGCACTACGACCACTTCATCCCCGGCCACGGCCAATTCAACTCCGAGACCCTGGAGGCTGTGCTCCGACCGCCGCGCGCTGCTCCCGAGAGAGGTAGTGGTGGCGCCGACGGCCAAGGCCACGCCAGGGCGCGGAAGCGGCCGTTCCGGACGGACAGGCACAGCAAGATCCGGACGGCACAGGGTGTCCGCGACCGCCGGATGCGGCTGTCCCTCGACGTCGCCCGCGACTTCTTCGCTCTGCAGGACCGGCTCGGCTTCGACAAGGCCAGCAAGACGTTGGACTGGCTTCTCACCCAGTCCAAGCCGGCCATCGACCGGCTCACCGAGTCCTCTCAGCGCAACGTCGGCTGCAGCGACGCTGTCTTGTCATCCCCGCCGTCATTTGCAGCTGCTGGATCAGGGAAGGGGGGAGGGTTTGTGGAGAAGGTGGGGGGCAGAAATGGCGGATCAGTGTTCATGGAGCACGGCTGCGAGCTCGATCGCCTTGTGTCGGCCGCGCCGGTGCTTGGGGAGTACTACTACGACCTCGGCGAGATGATGACCAACAGCGGAGGAGAAGGCGACGACGACGGTGAGTATGAGGAAGACGGTGATTTCCTGGACGGTATgcaataa